One window of Ailuropoda melanoleuca isolate Jingjing chromosome 3, ASM200744v2, whole genome shotgun sequence genomic DNA carries:
- the BHMT gene encoding betaine--homocysteine S-methyltransferase 1 → MAPVGGKKAKRGILERLNAGEVVIGDGGFVFALEKRGYVKAGPWTPEAAVEHPEAVRQLHREFLRAGSNVMQTFTFYASEDKLENRGNYVAEKISGQKVNEAACDIARQVADEGDALVAGGVSQTPSYLSCKSETEVKKVFQQQLEVFMKKNVDFLIAEYFEHVEEAVWAVETLKTSGKPVAATMCIGPEGDLHGVSPGECAVRLVKAGASIVGVNCHFDPTISLQTVKLMKEGLEAARLKGHLMSQPLAYHTPDCSKQGFIDLPEFPFGLEPRVATRWDIQKYAREAYNLGVRYIGGCCGFEPYHIRAIAEELAPERGFLPPASDKHGSWGSGLDMHTKPWIRARARKEYWENLRIASGRPYNPSMSKPDAWGVTKGTAELMQQKEATTEQQLKELFEKQKFISAQ, encoded by the exons ATGGCACCCGTTGGGGGCAAAAAGGCCAAGAGG GGCATCCTAGAACGTTTGAACGCTGGAGAAGTTGTGATTGGCGATGGAGGGTTTGTCTTTGCACTGGAGAAGAGGGGCTACGTGAAGGCAGGCCCCTGGACCCCAGAGGCTGCTGTGGAACACCCAGAAGCAG TTCGCCAGCTTCACCGAGAGTTCCTCAGGGCTGGATCCAATGTCATGCAAACCTTCACCTTTTATGCAAGTGAAGACAAGCTGGAGAACAGGGGAAACTATGTTGCAGAAAAAATATCT GGGCAGAAAGTCAACGAAGCTGCTTGTGACATTGCCCGGCAAGTGGCTGATGAGGGAGATGCTTTGGTGGCAGGAGGTGTGAGCCAAACACCTTCGTACCTTAGTTGCAAGAGTGAGACTGAAGTTAAAAAAGTATTTCAGCAACAGTTAGAAGTCTTTATGAAGAAGAACGTGGACTTCTTGATTGCCGAG TATTTTGAGCATGTTGAAGAGGCTGTGTGGGCAGTCGAAACCTTGAAAACATCTGGGAAACCTGTGGCAGCAACCATGTGCATCGGCCCAGAGGGAGATTTGCATGGCGTGAGCCCCGGCGAGTGTGCGGTGCGCCTGGTTAAAGCAG GAGCTTCTATTGTTGGTGTGAACTGCCATTTTGACCCCACAATTAGTTTACAAACTGTGAAGCTCATGAAAGAAGGCTTGGAGGCTGCCCGTCTGAAAGGCCACTTGATGAGTCAGCCACTGGCCTACCACACTCCTGACTGCAGCAAACAGGGATTTATCGATCTACCGGAATTCCCCTTTG GACTGGAGCCCAGAGTTGCAACCAGATGGGATATTCAAAAATATGCCAGAGAGGCCTACAATCTGGGGGTCAGGTATATTGGCGGGTGCTGTGGATTTGAGCCCTACCACATCAGGGCAATCGCAGAGGAGCTGGCCCCCGAAAGGGGCTTTTTGCCACCAGCTTCGGACAAACATGGCAGCTGGGGAAGTGGTTTGGACATGCACACCAAGCCGTGGATTAGAGCAAG GGCCAGGAAGGAATACTGGGAGAATCTTCGGATAGCCTCAGGCAGGCCATACAACCCTTCGATGTCAAAGCCCGATGCCTGGGGAGTGACCAAAGGAACAGCTGAGCTGATGCAGCAGAAAGAAGCCACAACTGAGCAGCAGCTGAAAGAgctctttgaaaaacagaaatttatatctGCACAGTAG